Part of the Lolium rigidum isolate FL_2022 chromosome 6, APGP_CSIRO_Lrig_0.1, whole genome shotgun sequence genome, CAAAAACACTAATTTTTGCCTTTCCTTCGCCTCTTTGCTCTAATTCGGCTTCTCCCCAACCAGAGTAGAAGTTGCATAACTCGTCCTTCTCAACAGCGCTGCTTATTGATCTGCAGAAACTCTGTGATAATGATCCTGGGGTGATGGGTGCAACTCTATGCCCACTCTATGACCTGGTTTTGGAAGATCCAAATGCGTACAAGGATCTAGTTGTTAGCTTTGTTAACATTCTCAAACAAGTTGCAGAGAGGAGGCTTCCAACTTCCTACGACTACCACCAAATGCCCGCACCATTTATTCAGGTCAGTGAGTTATGCTTTTAAATTGGTTGGTTCAAGGATGCTATGTTAGGCGTGTAATTGGCATCATCTTATTTCCTTAGATGCTTTCTGTTGCTATTTGCAGATAAAATTATTGAAAATACTTGCTGTACTGGGTAGCGGTGACAAGCAAGCGAGTGGCCATATGTACACTGTCTTGGGTGACATATTCAGGAAGGGTGATAGTGCCAGCAACATTGGCAATGCAATATTGTACGAGTGCATATGTTGTATCTCGTGCATTTTCCCAAACTCTAAGATGCTAGATGCTGCAGCTGAAACAACATCAAAGTTTCTGAAGGTTTGGCATTTCTATAGGGGCGAAATAAATGACTTTCATGATTGTTGTGCTTGTTACTTAACTGGAAGATAACGCTTACCTGCCCTGTTGCTGTTTGCAGAGTGATAGCCATAATCTTAAGTACATGGGCATTGATGCTCTTGGACGACTAATAAAAATAAATCCTGATATTGCAGAAGAGCACCAGCTGGCTGTTATCGATTGCTTAGAGGTGAGGAATGTGACAAGCTAACATCTTCGGAATCCATGTCAAACAATAGACTATCTATTATGCTGCAGCCATCCATATCAATATATCATATGTACTTATAGCATGCTGCGAGAAAATGAATGTAAGACGCTTTATCAAAAGCATGTCCCAACCACAGAACTTAATTTTGTTAGAAATGTGATATGCTGTTGACACTACATTTTCATGTTACATTGTATGAAATCATGTTATCTTAAAAAGTGATTGTAGTGAGCTGAAGGGTATATCAATCTGCTTATATTCAATATGTTCTATTACTCTACCTAGTTTTTTTTGCTACTGgcatttccattttcatgttattATCTGTGAGCTTGGTAGATGCATGCGATTGTATCAGCATTGTCGTTGTATTATTTAACTAGTACTTTTGATTCCTGACCCATTAGACGTTCTTACGAGTAGGACCCTGATGACACTTTGAAGCGTAAGACCTTTGAGCTTCTGTATAAGATGACAAAATCAACTAATATCGAAGTGATAGTTGATCGGATGATTGAATACATGATCAGCATAACTGATCACCATTATAAGGCAGAAATTGCATCACGTTGTGTTGAGCTAGCTGAACAGTTTGCGCCCAGCAATCAGTGGTTCATCCAGGTAATCCATGAGTATTGTGTTTTTCTTGTCGATCACTTGATGTAATTTCCAACTGTTGGTTGCTTTTGGCAGAAAATCCTTTGACTCCTTTAATTCTTTTCCAGACCATGAACAAAGTCTTTGAGCATGCTGGAGACCTTGTCAACATTAGAGTGGCGCACAATCTAATGCGTCTTATTGCTGAAGGATTTGGAgaggaggatgaaggtgctgataGTCAATTGAGATCATCAGCTGTATGTACTCTCAACTTCCTGTAATCCCTTGTTGCTGAGTTTTTTTAATGGTAAACATGATTGTTGCCAATATGGAATTGTCGTTAATCTGCAATGGAACAATATCATGAAATAAGATAGTAAAAAGAATACTAGCTCTGAACTGGCCATACTTATTACTTTTCTAACTTTATAATGGACAAGAGAGGGTAATTTAGGATTATTCATGCTTCAGTTGTTGTTATATTGTTTGGCTTGATTGGGCGGAGTACTTTTTTTAGCGTTAACAAGACTCTAGCGGCCTCTTCAACTGGATGCATGATTCTCCTTTTTAAGATTCTCTAACTATTTGATCAGTTATATAACTCTTCCTTGTTCTTAAACAGGTTGATTCGTACCTCCGGATTCTGGGGGAGCCAAAGCTTCCGTCCTCATTTTTGCAGGTAGTTATGTATTCTGTATTTCTTTTGTACCCTGAGGTGAGTTTTGGGTGGTAATTTATACTGTTTCAATTTTTACTTTCAGATCATATGCTGGGTTTTAGGAGAATACGGAACATCAGATGGGAAGCATCCTGCTTCTTATATTATCGGGAAGTTGTGTGATGTGGCAGAGGCCCACCCAACGGATGACACTGTCAGGGTATGCTTTTTTTAACCTGGCTTGTCTATCACTGATCCACCACCTGGGCCTTTTTCTAGCTGGCATGCTCTAAGTGTAATATGAGAAGATATATTCTAGCTGTGGCGATACTCTGTCACTATAGTTTTGGGAACATTATAAACTTGGAGTTACTTTGGTCAAGCTAAAACAGTACCCGTTATCAGTTCACCATTTAGGATCAGTTTTGCAAGTACTTCATGTTCTACATACCTATTGGATAATCAATGTATATATGGTATTCCCTCCGTCTTAAAATGTAAGCGCCCTTTCTTTTACTGGTCAACAACTTACAACTTTCACTTTCATTTGTACATATAATACGTCCACAAAATTAGTATAATAAAGATATATCAAATGAAAGGATTTTGCAAGAAAAATGCAATGATACCATTTATACATTCCAAATTCATATAAGTTGCTATATATTAGTGGTCAAAGTTGTGCATCGAAGGCCATGCAAAATAAAGTGCGCCTTACAGTTTGGGACGCAGGGAGTATAGATATTCAGTATTGCATATATTATCGACTTCTCACAATTACCAAGTCGTCTCTGTACTACCTTTGAGTTTCACAAATGTGTATAATATATATTTTTACATACAGACATACATTAGTGCAAACCTCCTGGTTGTCCCTCAAGGCAGTTTATTTTGGGCATGACCGTCAATTTTTATTCCATGATTTCATTGAATCATCCACAAATTCAAATTCATTTAGTCTAAACCGTATTTGTAGCATGCATTGAGCTTAAGCTATTTTTTGCACTTACATTATTGTACAAGTCTATGTTGTGTTGCTGATATATGTATCCTTTTTGTACTATTTGGCATGTGCCTTTTACCGTTTCTTCAAGGGTTACGCAGTCTCAGCAATTTTGAAGATATTTGCATTTGAAATTGCTGTTGGAAGGAAGACTACTATGTTGCCCGAGGTAAATGAAATCATGCTTCTTTTCTGCATTTCCTTGTCAGTTTTGAACTTTAGGTGTCATATGTTTCAATTCAAACTATGATTCTTACATGCAGCTTTGCATGTGCATTGAAATAGATAAGTACTCACttcgttccataattcttgttctGGTTTTAGTTCAGATTTGAACTAAAGCCACGTcaagaattatggaacagagTGTTGTTTTCACAAGTATAACAGTAATGGGTAAGTTAGAATAACTGAAACTGTGTTGCCTAGAGTTAACTTTTGAGCTTCtaatttatgaacctgagcatatagGACAAGCGCCACCAACTAAAGAAAAGTATGGTCAGTTTGTCCTGTATGTTTTCACACATGTTTGTATTGCGTAGCTCTAAGACAACCTTCTCCCTGAATTCATTTTCATGATGGTATGCTTGTAAAGAAGCAAACCCACTGCTTGGTCCGTTACATGATTCCATACTGAATGATGTGAAGAAAAACATTTCTTGCGAGAGGAAAACACTAGAATGCATGATGTAAATATGGTCCACCTGGTGGGCAAACCTGCTTCATTTAGTTAGGAACTCTTTTATGGGTTATTACTTTTTCTTGTTTCTATTTCTAATTCTAATATTTGTAAATCTGTCCCTCTTAATTGCAGTTTCAGTCATTGGTAGATGAATTATCAGCTTCGCATTCAACAGACTTGCAGCAGCGTGCATATGAGGTACAGGCTTTACTAGGCTTGGACAAACAAGCTGTTGGAAGTGTAATGCCCTTGGATGCCAGTTGTGAAGATATTGAGGTATGTTATGCCTTTCCTTTACTGAGTATGTTACTTTGATTTTTCAGTTTGCTTAATTAGGAAATATTTTACATTTAATAGTACAAAATGCAACCTTGATTAGATCTATCCGTCCCTTATACAATGGTTTTGGGTGATATGAAGTTTGGGTGGAGATCTTCTCTGGCAACCGAGTATAATCAGGATCAGCAACATAATTTGGGATATGTTGTGGCATGTATTGCATGTTTTGTACACCGGGAAAGCCTAAATAAGTTAAATAAACTTTTTAAAGCTGTGCGAGAGAAGAAGTTTGAGATCTCTATTCTTTGACTAATTAATCTGAAGTTCATAAATTACGTCATCCAATGGTTTTCACATTTATCCGATCTTTTGGAGTTAATTAAATAATTTGACAGCTTGCCATGCAGCAAAATTTCTACATGGTTCAAGACGAGATTAATCACGATTTTGCCTTAGTCAAAACATGAAGCAAGCATATAGCATTCATAAGAGCTGATATAACTACAACCAAATACTCCCTCCTTGCCATAATATAGTGCGCATAAATTTCCGCAAAAGTCAAACTGCACCAACTTTTACCAAGTTAATTAAGAAAATTATCTACAACTACAATATCTAATATGTACCATATTAAAATATACCTCATGACAAATCTAGTGGTATTGATTTTATATTCTATATGTTGATACTGTACAAACTTGGTCAAAATTTACATGGTTTGACTGTGCAAAAACCTAATACACACTATATTTTGGCATAGAGGGAGTATAAATGAACCCAAATGCGCTCTTTTTACCTAGGCATTATGCGAACAAGAATATTGACATGCTGTGAATTTGTTTAACCCAGTGGCATTTATTATGATTGGTCTGCACAATGTTCTGAATCTATCTAATAGATCTAACACCTAAGAATATCAATTTATGTTGCAGGTCGACAGAAACCTCTCATTTTTAAACAGTTATGTGCAGCAAGCCTTGGAAAAGGGTGCGGCACCTTACATTCCTGAAAGTGAACGCTCAGGCGCTGTAAGTGTTGGCAACTACAGAGCACAGGACCAACATGATACATCTGCCCATGCTCTTAGATTTGAGGCCTATGAGCTACCTAAACCTTCAGTACCTACAGCAACCTCACAAGCCAGCGTTTACCTACCGACTACTGACCTTGTTCCAGTTCCAGAACCAAGTTACtataaggaagaccatcagatagGAAGATCCCAGCCATCAGGCAGTGCACCTTCTGGTGAATTTGGTGCCAAACTTCGTCTTGATGGGGTTCAGAAGAAATGGGGAAGGGAATCCTATACCTCCTCTTCTACACCTTCAAGCTCGACCTCTAGCCAACAAGCAGCCAATGGAGCTTCTAGCTCTGACGGGGAGCTCCTATAAGTTCACAGGCACGGGAATCCTCGTATGGTTCTAAGAAACAGCAGGCAACAGAAGTTTCAGCAGAAAAACAACGGCTGGCTGCTTCACTTTTTGGTTCGGCTGCAAAAGCTGATCGGAAGGCACATGCTGGTCGGAGGGCAGCAAAAGAGAGTTCCTCCACTGAGAAAGTAACTGTTGCTAATGCAGCACCTCAGCCTGCCAAGGAGCAAGTAGTCCCAGCTGTCCCACCACCAGATCTGATGGATCTGGGTGAGCCAGTTCCATCAAGTGCTCCATCAGCTGACCCTTTCTCACAGTTAGATGGGCTCCTTGGACCAGCATCAGCCTCTCCGGTTGTTTCTGCAACCTCAGCTCCCAGCGCTTCCAACACACCAGACCTCATGTCCATCTTCTCGGATGACACTGGAACCACCAGTGGATCGGCAGAACCCGCAGTTGGTGCCCAAAAAGGAGCAACTGCAAAGAAGGGCCATAGTCTTCAAGATGCCTTGCAGAAGGATGCCACCGCACGGCAAGTCGGTGTGACACCAACAGGGAACAATCCTAATCTATTCAAGGACTTGCTAGGCTAGAATACATCAGATGTTCAGTGTGCACAAGTTGGGTTGAAGCCGTCAAATCCCCAAGATGGTTTGATGGGTGAACCGGTGATGATCAAGCTGTTTGATCAGCACAGGAACGAGGGATATACTTGGTTGAGTCACAAGGCACGACCTTTGCCCTCCCAATTGGGGAGGGGTTTGCGGTGTTGACGGGTTGATGTTTGCGGGTAACTTTCCTGTTGCGTTTTTTCGCATGGCAATTTTCTTGTTGAGACTAGTGTACATGTGTTTATTACATGATGTGTAATTTGTACATGACGAGGTTGGTGTCCAGAGGCGTGCGCCTGTGCTGTTTTGTTCAGCTGCGAAGGGGCCTGTTGTGTCGATGTTTGATATTTACCCATATTGGATATACAGTAGATGGACTCTGGGAACTAGAATACTTTGTGTCATCAGATAGCTCTTGGAACTGAATGGAATAAAAATGTAAGTTTATCATGGAGCAAACATGTCGTTGTAGCCTTTTGGGCaaagtttttctttttttctgtttggTTTATGCCAAAGTACTGCCATTTCGTCATCGTTATCAAAATTGAGTCAAATCTGTTTAAGTTTCTGTAAAGTAGAGGTGTGGACTGTTGTTTATTCAAATCTGTAGATTCTGCTTCCGATTTCGTCCTTTTTTTTCTGTAGGAAGAACATGATCCGCAAGGTATAGTATTAAAGTTAATGAATTAATTCGTGCGGATGGCAATGTCGATATCAAATGTGGGTTATTTACTTTTCTTTGACAGTGTTCACCATATGCTCCCAAACAAGAAAAAGTGTTGATCAATTGTCATAGTACAACTGCAAGAGTCTGAGAGCAATACGCCAAAGAATAATAACTGTGTGATAGTGAGCGTGAGCCCTTTCCGGACTTTTTCTTTACCTTTTGACGACGTTAGCACGTTGGAAAATTGGCGCTCTCGCCCTTTCCAGTTTGCTGCAACTATGAGTGGATTGTGCATGCAATTAAGTAACTGTAACTGTGCCAATCGCTCTTC contains:
- the LOC124660395 gene encoding LOW QUALITY PROTEIN: AP-4 complex subunit epsilon-like (The sequence of the model RefSeq protein was modified relative to this genomic sequence to represent the inferred CDS: inserted 1 base in 1 codon) — translated: MEQLRTIGRELAMGSQGGWGQSKEFLDLVKSIGEARSKAEEDRIIVRELEYLKRRLADPDVPRRKMKELLLRLVYAEMLGHDASFGHIHAVKMTHDESLPLKRTGYLAVALFIDERHDLVILVVNTIQKDLRSDNYLVVCAALTAASRLIGEEAIPAVLPQVVDLLAHPKEAVRKKAVMALHRFYQRSPSSVSHLVSNFRKKLCDNDPGVMGATLCPLYDLVLEDPNAYKDLVVSFVNILKQVAERRLPTSYDYHQMPAPFIQIKLLKILAVLGSGDKQASGHMYTVLGDIFRKGDSASNIGNAILYECICCISCIFPNSKMLDAAAETTSKFLKSDSHNLKYMGIDALGRLIKINPDIAEEHQLAVIDCLEDPDDTLKRKTFELLYKMTKSTNIEVIVDRMIEYMISITDHHYKAEIASRCVELAEQFAPSNQWFIQTMNKVFEHAGDLVNIRVAHNLMRLIAEGFGEEDEGADSQLRSSAVDSYLRILGEPKLPSSFLQIICWVLGEYGTSDGKHPASYIIGKLCDVAEAHPTDDTVRGYAVSAILKIFAFEIAVGRKTTMLPEFQSLVDELSASHSTDLQQRAYEVQALLGLDKQAVGSVMPLDASCEDIEVDRNLSFLNSYVQQALEKGAAPYIPESERSGAVSVGNYRAQDQHDTSAHALRFEAYELPKPSVPTATSQASVYLPTTDLVPVPEPSYYKEDHQIGRSQPSGSAPSGEFGAKLRLDGVQKKWGRESYTSSSTPSSSTSSQQAANGASSSDXGAPISSQARESSYGSKKQQATEVSAEKQRLAASLFGSAAKADRKAHAGRRAAKESSSTEKVTVANAAPQPAKEQVVPAVPPPDLMDLGEPVPSSAPSADPFSQLDGLLGPASASPVVSATSAPSASNTPDLMSIFSDDTGTTSGSAEPAVGAQKGATAKKGHSLQDALQKDATARQVGVTPTGNNPNLFKDLLG